The following are encoded together in the Arcticibacterium luteifluviistationis genome:
- a CDS encoding T9SS type A sorting domain-containing protein produces the protein MRTLLLSALFLLCQIGFSQSISSNSPICNSGADTLKLAASGGSSYLWIGPNGFFSNDQNPIIPNVSKDNQGIYKVVIDGGLSFTTFVEIGREELVFSRLTYFVSGATINLNPNYSTPTTTFKWEGPEGFESTEKSPRVTNFTKENLGEYSFVVTDMFGCQTKYKELVTVENEDCPYKVYGYLKSINDSTAYWGGTDSLSFCSNSYVTIGINKSSLVLDEDVEIWWYKNDTLISEKSWEFNNSSAGSFSFKIRSGDCEYTSKKVKVKQALQNTVYVQSSTSSKGQTTICENGGEGFLSLSRGTFFANERSYLWKRNGQELVGETGKAIEVNEQGNYSVLLKEDGCVSESEPFNVKLGLTPDYSYYFNNFQGKKVVEDCFDADQDYVLSLTGAYSDYSITDNKENKYKAGEQVNSGSYFLKLTQGACTVYDTLILKESSTFDLPLVLDKSANCGNGIGISSPISPMLKYANYFLLYDDRKVLNTNAINIAGNGRFRIYYDDPSKSCIGKTEEVTFPFESNDTQEIAGEKDVEICSGEYYSLALVEKNPDFFKKWKKDGVIIKETKLPYLTVNEPGLYWAEVEGPGNCIQFSDTIKISLKQIPSIALTETCLPGGLGSNLETVLSDSNVEVSYRWYRDGEKLNHDDETSIDALKSGSYSLLAKVDECYLPTESVDIGPSLPSSFSYCRNDTVSIKPSGSIANNIEWLSPLGAVIGSGDSLVIFNATSQDNGYYMLKSKSPAGCKYESDFSIEIKDPIAFDVPPVLEVALGELIIPNPTYPPLSDSTEVPSFYYYNKVESDVGPLFFKSLTATESVITVPADSTSVGLYRIMAVGAYGCRTEKYFEVKMRESNFMRLEELAQSDLCPNTEIKIPMTSNMNLPTGENFTVRMYSGDRKDSLTAIVSNDTARIAYIPPSFFKQYSSVKGIFFELSVSDGSIEPYRSKLYRFTGQYNQFLDSFEKPFCDSIRFEVLSKSNDQDLSFKWYKNDELIEGANSSSFTTSDKGSYDVIAVNASSKTCAAGNIRSFNANDFLGGINKPIISYDQEASCDFGISKLEVSNYSSDVKYSWSKNSLVLPNENNPVLNVLEDGEYSVQVKLRDCESMSEPFNFKRTKIISAQLLIDNKKGSAASNGYFDYLKTIQLCQQTSFKLRLGSEDDNAVYSGVKWYLDNILIEGRNLVQTFEEEGVYRATGQRGYCSVVSSAVEVSYVDTIKTKLRQFGSEKVSFNLSGYVNFNTNALLNNGLFNRVSGLDWYKNNDQLYAGRGFNPSSFNGDIYPQSGGAYFVKGEVITHDGKVCPIVSDTVKLFNLELDGNEFVRVDTSNISLCGETFYEIDLSLYRALSILWYKNGVLLSNNESSLEVSESASYEAVYDVKDKGLYKKVFNVEIAENPEIRFSSQKLPEGIFQECIPDDFYLTLAESFSRLNEYQWYKDDVPLGVQNAALKLSDNGVYKLKGLQSGCEGFSNSLTVNFKNSSDLNLGESNQYLCNGESVELKNLNDDDGPYLWLKEGQILSFLATKTLKVEAEGNYAGLLEGNSCLIASDEVYIENLNIVDTLYYNPIDSVFCPGTSVMLTAEEQEGLNYRFVQNETTVYSGSNTAYEVKESGLYKVFYEKGNCSIASKAFLTRKDFEREVLFESKSFCEGSLTQLYFEEERAGLSYEWYKDNELLLNNAPLLTVDETGAYFARIVSNNCSSFSDTIQVKNHEESTAKITGTSTIAYGDSAEISIEILGDAGPWQVTLSDGSALSIENSPFQYSVSPVQTTEYTITALTDECGAGIFEGTATVNLIILGSEINGIENLNIYPNPTDTYIFVDYSSEESPLPILTSMDGKNVSFSYDFSNGKMRIDLSRVAGGTYLLSLEEKGLRTVKKVIKR, from the coding sequence ATGAGAACACTGTTACTATCTGCTCTTTTTTTGCTTTGCCAAATTGGCTTTTCACAATCAATAAGTTCAAATAGTCCAATATGCAACTCAGGAGCTGATACCTTGAAGTTAGCTGCCAGTGGAGGCAGCTCATATTTATGGATAGGTCCAAACGGTTTTTTTAGTAATGACCAAAATCCAATTATTCCTAACGTATCAAAGGACAATCAAGGAATATATAAAGTTGTGATAGATGGAGGTTTGTCGTTCACCACTTTTGTTGAGATAGGACGCGAAGAACTTGTATTTTCTAGACTAACTTATTTCGTTTCTGGAGCGACTATTAATTTAAATCCAAACTATTCTACGCCAACCACTACATTTAAATGGGAAGGGCCAGAGGGTTTTGAGAGTACCGAGAAGAGTCCGAGAGTTACTAACTTCACTAAGGAAAATTTAGGTGAATATTCTTTTGTTGTCACTGATATGTTTGGTTGTCAGACAAAGTATAAGGAATTGGTTACTGTTGAAAACGAAGACTGTCCCTACAAGGTTTATGGTTATTTAAAAAGTATTAATGATAGTACAGCGTATTGGGGTGGCACAGATTCTCTTTCTTTTTGCAGTAACTCTTATGTTACCATTGGCATAAACAAATCTAGCTTGGTTTTGGATGAGGATGTTGAGATTTGGTGGTATAAAAATGACACTTTAATATCTGAAAAGTCATGGGAGTTTAACAATTCATCTGCAGGTTCTTTTTCGTTTAAAATACGTTCTGGCGATTGTGAATATACCAGCAAGAAGGTAAAAGTAAAGCAGGCTTTACAAAATACAGTTTATGTACAATCAAGCACTTCTTCAAAAGGACAAACGACAATTTGTGAAAATGGTGGGGAAGGTTTTTTGTCATTAAGTAGGGGGACTTTTTTTGCAAATGAAAGGTCATATTTATGGAAGCGGAATGGGCAGGAGTTAGTAGGTGAAACAGGCAAAGCTATTGAAGTTAATGAACAAGGGAATTACTCTGTACTACTTAAAGAGGATGGTTGTGTGAGCGAAAGTGAACCATTTAATGTAAAGCTTGGGCTTACACCAGACTATTCTTATTATTTTAATAATTTTCAGGGTAAAAAGGTAGTGGAGGACTGTTTTGACGCAGATCAAGATTACGTTCTCTCATTGACTGGTGCGTATAGTGATTATTCCATTACTGATAATAAAGAGAACAAGTATAAAGCAGGAGAGCAAGTAAATAGTGGAAGCTATTTTTTAAAGTTAACACAAGGGGCATGCACTGTTTATGATACACTTATATTAAAAGAGTCTAGCACCTTTGACTTACCACTTGTTTTAGATAAAAGTGCAAATTGTGGTAATGGCATAGGTATTTCTAGTCCAATAAGCCCCATGCTGAAATACGCTAATTATTTTCTTTTATATGATGATAGAAAGGTATTGAATACTAACGCTATCAATATTGCTGGAAATGGCAGATTCAGGATTTACTATGACGACCCAAGTAAGAGTTGTATTGGGAAAACAGAAGAAGTTACTTTTCCTTTTGAAAGTAATGATACACAGGAAATAGCTGGAGAAAAGGATGTTGAAATATGCTCAGGAGAGTATTACTCTCTCGCATTAGTTGAAAAAAATCCTGATTTTTTTAAAAAGTGGAAAAAGGATGGAGTTATTATAAAGGAAACTAAATTACCTTATTTAACAGTAAATGAACCAGGCCTTTATTGGGCAGAAGTGGAGGGGCCTGGCAATTGCATACAGTTTTCTGACACAATAAAAATTAGCCTAAAGCAAATACCTAGTATTGCACTTACAGAAACCTGCTTGCCAGGAGGTCTTGGTAGTAATTTAGAAACGGTGCTTTCAGATTCAAATGTAGAGGTAAGTTATCGGTGGTATAGAGATGGGGAAAAGCTAAACCATGATGATGAAACCTCAATTGATGCTTTAAAATCTGGAAGTTACTCTTTGCTAGCAAAAGTAGATGAGTGCTATCTACCAACTGAGTCGGTAGATATAGGTCCGTCTTTACCAAGTTCGTTCAGTTATTGTAGAAATGACACTGTTTCAATAAAACCTTCAGGCAGCATAGCTAATAACATTGAATGGTTGTCGCCCTTAGGAGCTGTTATTGGAAGCGGAGATTCTTTGGTCATTTTCAATGCAACCAGTCAAGACAATGGTTACTATATGCTTAAGTCAAAAAGTCCTGCAGGATGCAAATATGAAAGCGATTTCAGTATTGAAATAAAAGACCCTATAGCGTTTGACGTGCCGCCCGTTTTGGAAGTTGCTTTGGGGGAATTAATCATTCCCAACCCAACATATCCTCCGCTTTCGGATTCCACGGAGGTGCCTTCGTTTTATTATTATAACAAAGTAGAATCGGATGTAGGACCATTATTTTTTAAGAGTTTAACAGCAACGGAATCTGTAATTACTGTACCTGCTGACAGTACATCTGTAGGTTTGTATAGAATAATGGCAGTTGGAGCGTATGGATGTAGGACAGAGAAGTACTTCGAAGTAAAGATGCGGGAGAGTAATTTTATGAGATTGGAAGAGCTAGCTCAAAGTGATTTGTGTCCAAATACAGAAATAAAGATCCCTATGACGAGTAATATGAATTTACCGACGGGTGAAAATTTTACAGTTAGGATGTATTCAGGAGACAGGAAAGATAGCTTGACCGCAATTGTAAGTAATGATACAGCTAGAATAGCCTACATTCCACCAAGTTTCTTTAAACAGTATAGCAGTGTAAAGGGGATATTTTTTGAATTATCGGTTTCCGATGGTTCTATCGAGCCCTATAGAAGCAAGCTATATAGATTTACAGGCCAGTATAATCAGTTTTTAGATTCTTTTGAAAAGCCGTTCTGTGACTCCATTAGATTTGAGGTGCTATCTAAATCTAATGACCAAGATTTAAGTTTCAAATGGTATAAAAATGATGAATTAATAGAAGGGGCAAATTCCTCGTCCTTTACTACTTCTGATAAAGGATCGTATGATGTTATAGCTGTTAATGCTTCTAGTAAAACGTGTGCAGCTGGCAATATTAGAAGCTTTAACGCCAATGATTTTTTAGGGGGAATAAATAAACCTATAATTTCATATGATCAAGAAGCAAGTTGTGATTTTGGAATTAGTAAACTGGAGGTGTCAAATTACTCTTCTGATGTTAAATATAGTTGGAGTAAAAATAGTTTAGTTTTACCCAATGAGAATAATCCCGTTCTAAATGTGCTAGAAGATGGGGAATATAGTGTTCAGGTCAAATTAAGGGATTGTGAGTCAATGTCTGAACCCTTTAATTTTAAGCGAACCAAAATTATCTCCGCTCAATTATTGATAGATAATAAAAAAGGTAGTGCAGCGTCAAACGGCTACTTTGATTACTTAAAAACTATCCAGTTATGTCAGCAAACTTCATTTAAGCTAAGGCTGGGCAGTGAAGATGATAATGCAGTTTACAGTGGTGTCAAATGGTATTTAGATAATATTTTAATTGAAGGACGTAATCTTGTTCAAACTTTTGAAGAAGAGGGAGTTTACAGAGCGACAGGGCAAAGAGGTTATTGTAGTGTAGTAAGTTCTGCTGTAGAGGTTAGCTATGTTGATACAATTAAAACTAAATTAAGACAGTTTGGATCCGAAAAGGTGAGTTTCAATCTTAGTGGATATGTTAATTTTAATACCAACGCTCTATTAAACAATGGTTTGTTTAATAGAGTCTCTGGACTTGATTGGTATAAAAATAATGACCAACTCTATGCAGGGAGAGGCTTTAACCCCAGTTCCTTTAATGGCGACATTTATCCTCAAAGCGGAGGGGCCTATTTTGTGAAAGGAGAAGTTATAACGCACGATGGCAAAGTTTGTCCTATAGTTTCAGATACAGTTAAGCTTTTTAACTTAGAGTTGGACGGTAATGAATTTGTTAGGGTAGATACTTCAAATATTAGTTTATGTGGTGAAACTTTTTACGAAATTGACCTCTCTCTATATAGAGCCTTAAGTATTTTATGGTATAAAAATGGGGTTTTGCTATCGAATAATGAGTCCTCCTTGGAGGTTTCAGAATCTGCTAGTTATGAAGCGGTTTATGATGTCAAAGACAAAGGCTTATATAAAAAAGTGTTTAATGTAGAAATAGCCGAAAATCCAGAGATAAGGTTTAGTTCTCAAAAATTACCGGAAGGGATTTTCCAAGAATGTATTCCAGATGACTTTTATTTAACTTTAGCAGAATCGTTCTCAAGGCTAAATGAGTACCAGTGGTATAAGGATGATGTGCCTTTGGGTGTTCAAAATGCTGCTTTAAAACTATCAGATAATGGTGTTTATAAATTAAAAGGTCTTCAAAGTGGTTGTGAAGGTTTTTCGAATAGTTTAACCGTTAATTTTAAAAACTCATCCGATTTAAACTTAGGAGAAAGCAATCAGTACCTATGTAATGGAGAGTCGGTTGAACTGAAAAATTTAAATGATGACGATGGACCTTATTTATGGTTAAAAGAAGGGCAAATATTATCCTTTTTAGCTACCAAAACCCTCAAGGTAGAAGCAGAAGGGAATTATGCTGGGTTATTAGAAGGAAACTCTTGTTTGATAGCAAGTGATGAAGTTTACATAGAAAACCTGAATATAGTTGATACCCTCTATTATAACCCGATAGATTCTGTCTTTTGTCCAGGTACTTCTGTTATGCTTACCGCTGAAGAACAGGAAGGTTTAAATTATAGATTTGTTCAAAATGAAACAACTGTTTATTCTGGGTCAAACACCGCTTATGAAGTTAAAGAAAGTGGTTTGTATAAAGTTTTTTACGAAAAAGGAAATTGTAGCATTGCTTCAAAAGCGTTCTTAACAAGAAAAGATTTTGAAAGAGAAGTGCTTTTTGAATCCAAGTCATTTTGCGAAGGGAGTTTAACACAACTCTATTTTGAAGAGGAGCGTGCAGGCTTAAGCTACGAATGGTATAAGGATAATGAGCTTTTGTTAAATAATGCTCCCCTCCTTACGGTGGATGAGACAGGAGCTTATTTTGCTCGAATAGTATCAAATAACTGTTCTTCATTTTCAGACACCATTCAAGTCAAAAATCACGAAGAGTCAACAGCAAAAATTACAGGAACATCAACGATTGCTTATGGCGATTCTGCCGAAATAAGCATTGAAATATTAGGAGATGCCGGCCCATGGCAAGTCACTCTTTCAGATGGCTCCGCATTAAGCATTGAAAACAGTCCATTTCAGTATTCTGTTTCTCCAGTTCAAACAACGGAGTATACCATCACTGCATTAACAGATGAATGCGGAGCGGGTATTTTTGAGGGAACTGCTACGGTGAACTTAATAATTTTGGGTTCAGAAATAAATGGTATAGAAAACCTTAATATTTACCCTAACCCAACAGATACTTACATTTTTGTTGATTATAGTTCAGAAGAAAGTCCTCTACCTATTTTAACCTCTATGGATGGAAAGAATGTTTCGTTCAGTTATGATTTTTCTAATGGAAAAATGAGAATAGACTTGAGCAGAGTAGCTGGTGGAACATATTTATTAAGTTTGGAGGAAAAGGGACTAAGAACGGTTAAGAAAGTTATAAAGAGATAA
- a CDS encoding T9SS type A sorting domain-containing protein, translated as MKGFCYLVIAFIYSSQLYATEFLDRPNADRVCIFGLEESVLDCSAVLKLEAITPNFSKTFEESGFFALCKGSSAVLKLEIDIPNYDSINWYKADDIISSNVDSIVVTGEGSFYVKIFNGNCEYISPLIEIEERETLNVSSFLSNSQDEITICDIGGYARISGVQSGLGGSQAEFSWFRNEEEIIGANALRYTAKEEGAYQLKIEVDGCLGLSSKKFVEKGVKPSYRFDFATLEEKKQITVCDFEEGSNIPIVKEGEGGLFVKKDGVSLYGDFILTDSPGIYTLDFYQGSCRVLDTLRVLQSDSYDLSSHKVVHSLCEGVYPSLSSSHSYILNNGDFYWTRNDERVSSSYSPFHTPKEAGVYQLHFKSRKNSCIGKSDRIVLNEDDFGYPIRISKENDVEICSQQGFLMSHENRQSFSGAYQWMKDGETIENGTNYSYVAEESGSYQLILSEGGCSRGSNVVNIKVLDNPKIQLTHSCDSLSNSKLISLEADVELKGEVKWFVNSREFVNMSSSANSFHVDVPGTYVVEHTVGKCTYKTNALPIGASIADELEYCKGDSVLLDSKTERLYGAVDLFNFSKQLINNDVIEALVGSHFVRQQEEGCFFESPISLKIKDDISFSLSDTTVGYEGYDFTFKPTYGVLTDSTETPNYFAVISKDGEDTANGLLIDNLTSDSEGEYVIRASGQYGCTVEKKTYLKVEDSSLLDTVYYEGMSMLDFCYGKPVRLKVIKKGPGFSSNLLVRGLIFTGKDAFSFQGDTILAETFGDVLDFGHLPKSFYGKKIYVKIESANFKNVFHVSGTFELAESIVGSVGKVVFCDSMHLSSANYRGSEIQWYFNGKPFEEKGLYEITAKESGEYRVAEFGVNSGSNRCPLSAAEIDVEIGKINKPTVFEPPSSHCFGEKPTLYADYYEDAEYSWKRDGEIIEGANSGYLSRAEPGKYIVSVKTGSCEGISDEVVIADIATKETAFGLGLSIPISEDLGEPYPLCKNQEFILKHDVGSRLSGRRTMWFKDGELQEEFKSNEISITEDGEYFAIVEYGNCQYITKKSSYYFTDTVRQNLSIIQNLYNVEACRTNVSLYIDSKNGILDVDVSKPADWFFNNKPLKRDVLSVLNTSVDEEGSYYAVGTTTSRFGQSCPFKTNNVSVSSKDSRKNISLNGIKTISVCSDSAFLDVSELSLEVPRATNYTWLINGQIIEANKSQIVVKEAGEYRVKVDVKGGCSIMSDIYKVYLKEIGTRISGLPENVGKDDSIKICRNELNFLRLDLSNELSKSGYDIKWFIDDNFISNDEVLWVTRPGAYKLSLSKEGCQTVSNDFNFFERNEVEWVTKEEQVLCLGQEAKLEFIDSRSLDYIWLKDSKVYAINQMPSLSVSESGAYSVVSKDLNCVGGSKERVVFVDTLSTFIEVAENNTLICPNESSLLIGKEELGMEYALEFNGTEPKNISKPNIEVKDQGIYRIVYKRNGCVSKSAPILIEHLLDVYVFAESDGFCEGEAVGLMAVNNPANSFQWYRNNVEMAGANTASLNVSKEGAYFVNIISNECNSISDTLSIKKREASKALISGLASISLGDSAEINIELSSSGPWQVTLSDGSALSIENSPYQHYVSPVQTTEYTITALTDECGVGTFEGTATVNLMILGTEINGIENLNIYPNPTNSYVLVDYSSEENPLPTLTSMDGKNVPFSYDFSNGKMRIDLSRVAGGTYLLSLELEGVRTVKKLIKR; from the coding sequence ATGAAAGGATTTTGTTATTTAGTAATTGCATTTATATATTCAAGTCAGTTGTATGCTACTGAATTTTTGGATAGGCCCAATGCAGATAGAGTTTGTATTTTTGGTTTGGAGGAGTCTGTTTTGGACTGTAGTGCTGTATTGAAACTAGAGGCAATTACGCCTAATTTTAGTAAGACCTTTGAAGAGTCGGGATTTTTTGCTCTCTGTAAAGGTTCCAGTGCTGTTTTAAAGCTTGAAATTGATATACCAAATTATGATAGTATAAATTGGTATAAGGCAGATGATATAATTTCTAGCAATGTCGACTCTATAGTTGTCACAGGAGAAGGAAGCTTTTATGTGAAGATCTTTAATGGTAATTGTGAATATATCAGTCCGCTCATTGAAATAGAAGAGAGAGAAACTTTAAATGTATCCTCTTTTTTATCGAATAGTCAAGATGAAATAACGATTTGCGATATAGGAGGGTATGCTCGTATTTCTGGAGTTCAATCTGGGCTTGGCGGCTCACAAGCTGAATTTAGCTGGTTTCGTAATGAAGAAGAGATAATAGGAGCAAATGCACTAAGATATACTGCCAAAGAAGAGGGAGCCTACCAGCTAAAAATTGAGGTGGATGGCTGTCTTGGCTTATCTAGTAAAAAATTTGTAGAAAAAGGTGTAAAGCCAAGTTATAGGTTTGATTTTGCCACCTTAGAAGAGAAAAAGCAAATTACTGTGTGTGATTTTGAAGAAGGCTCAAATATTCCAATAGTAAAAGAAGGAGAGGGAGGCTTGTTTGTGAAAAAAGATGGAGTATCTCTCTATGGTGATTTTATATTGACCGATTCTCCAGGGATTTATACATTAGATTTTTACCAGGGCTCTTGTCGCGTTCTGGATACTCTTAGAGTGTTGCAGTCAGACAGCTATGATTTATCATCGCATAAAGTAGTTCATTCTTTATGTGAAGGGGTATATCCTTCCCTTTCTTCATCCCATTCGTATATACTTAATAATGGCGATTTTTATTGGACAAGAAACGACGAAAGAGTCTCGTCATCGTACAGCCCTTTTCATACTCCTAAGGAAGCTGGGGTTTATCAATTGCATTTTAAAAGTAGAAAAAATAGCTGTATTGGAAAGTCAGATAGGATAGTTTTGAATGAAGATGACTTTGGGTATCCTATTCGAATTAGTAAAGAGAATGATGTAGAAATATGTTCGCAACAGGGTTTTCTAATGTCCCATGAAAACCGACAATCTTTTTCTGGGGCTTATCAATGGATGAAAGATGGCGAAACAATAGAAAACGGAACTAATTATTCTTATGTGGCAGAAGAGTCTGGAAGTTATCAACTGATTCTTTCAGAGGGTGGCTGTAGCAGGGGTTCAAACGTAGTTAATATAAAGGTTTTAGATAATCCAAAAATTCAATTAACTCACAGCTGCGATAGTTTAAGTAACTCAAAGCTAATTAGTTTAGAAGCAGACGTTGAATTAAAAGGAGAAGTTAAATGGTTTGTTAATTCTAGAGAATTTGTAAATATGTCGTCTTCTGCTAATTCATTCCATGTAGATGTTCCGGGCACATATGTAGTGGAGCATACAGTAGGAAAATGTACTTACAAAACGAATGCTCTTCCAATTGGAGCTTCTATAGCGGATGAATTAGAGTATTGCAAAGGGGATTCTGTTTTACTTGACTCAAAGACAGAACGACTATATGGAGCTGTTGACTTATTTAACTTTTCAAAACAGCTAATTAATAATGATGTAATTGAGGCTTTGGTCGGGTCGCATTTTGTTAGGCAACAGGAAGAGGGTTGTTTTTTTGAAAGTCCTATTTCTTTAAAGATTAAGGATGACATTTCTTTTTCTCTGTCTGACACTACTGTTGGTTATGAGGGGTATGATTTTACGTTTAAGCCCACTTACGGAGTTCTTACTGATAGTACAGAAACCCCTAATTATTTTGCCGTAATATCTAAAGATGGAGAAGATACGGCCAATGGTCTTTTAATCGATAATCTGACCAGTGATTCTGAAGGCGAATATGTAATTAGAGCTTCGGGTCAATATGGCTGTACCGTAGAAAAGAAGACCTATTTGAAGGTAGAGGATTCTTCGTTATTAGATACTGTTTATTATGAAGGTATGTCTATGCTTGACTTTTGTTATGGGAAGCCTGTAAGGTTAAAGGTTATAAAAAAGGGGCCAGGCTTTTCAAGTAATTTACTGGTTCGGGGCTTAATATTTACAGGGAAAGATGCTTTTTCTTTTCAAGGAGACACTATTTTGGCAGAGACTTTCGGTGATGTCTTGGATTTTGGACACTTGCCAAAGTCTTTTTATGGAAAAAAAATTTACGTTAAAATAGAATCAGCAAATTTTAAGAATGTGTTTCATGTTAGTGGCACATTTGAATTAGCCGAGAGTATTGTGGGCTCGGTCGGTAAAGTTGTGTTTTGTGATTCCATGCATCTATCTTCTGCAAATTATCGTGGGAGTGAGATCCAATGGTATTTTAATGGTAAACCTTTTGAGGAGAAGGGTTTATACGAAATCACAGCTAAGGAGTCGGGAGAATACCGTGTTGCGGAGTTTGGTGTTAATAGTGGAAGTAATAGGTGTCCATTATCTGCTGCAGAAATAGATGTTGAAATAGGAAAGATAAATAAACCTACCGTGTTTGAGCCTCCTTCAAGCCATTGCTTTGGAGAAAAACCTACTTTGTATGCAGATTATTATGAAGATGCAGAATATAGTTGGAAAAGAGATGGCGAAATTATAGAAGGTGCTAATTCTGGATATCTGTCACGGGCGGAACCAGGGAAGTATATTGTTTCTGTAAAAACGGGGTCTTGCGAAGGTATTTCTGACGAGGTAGTTATTGCAGATATCGCTACAAAAGAAACCGCTTTTGGTCTTGGTCTTTCAATTCCAATTTCTGAAGATCTGGGTGAGCCTTATCCATTGTGTAAAAATCAGGAATTCATTCTTAAACATGATGTAGGAAGCCGTTTGTCTGGCAGAAGGACAATGTGGTTTAAAGACGGAGAGCTTCAGGAAGAATTCAAATCTAATGAAATTTCAATCACCGAGGACGGAGAGTATTTTGCCATTGTTGAATATGGTAATTGCCAATATATTACTAAAAAAAGTTCATACTATTTTACGGATACCGTAAGGCAAAACCTGTCAATTATCCAAAACCTTTATAATGTCGAAGCCTGCAGGACTAATGTTAGTTTATATATAGATTCAAAGAATGGAATTCTTGATGTAGATGTCTCTAAGCCTGCTGATTGGTTCTTTAACAATAAGCCCTTAAAAAGAGACGTATTGAGCGTGTTAAATACAAGCGTTGACGAAGAAGGGAGTTACTATGCCGTAGGAACTACAACAAGTAGGTTTGGGCAGAGCTGCCCCTTTAAGACAAACAATGTTTCAGTTTCAAGTAAGGATTCTAGAAAGAATATTAGCCTCAATGGAATAAAAACAATTTCAGTTTGTTCCGATAGTGCATTTTTAGATGTAAGCGAATTGTCTTTAGAGGTGCCAAGGGCAACTAATTATACTTGGCTCATAAATGGCCAAATTATAGAAGCTAATAAGTCACAAATAGTGGTTAAAGAGGCGGGAGAGTATCGAGTTAAGGTAGATGTAAAAGGAGGCTGTTCTATAATGTCAGACATCTATAAGGTTTATTTAAAGGAAATAGGAACTAGAATTAGTGGACTACCTGAAAATGTGGGAAAGGACGACAGTATTAAGATTTGTCGTAATGAATTAAATTTTTTACGATTAGATTTATCAAATGAATTATCCAAAAGCGGATACGATATTAAATGGTTTATAGACGACAATTTCATCAGTAACGATGAAGTACTATGGGTTACCAGACCTGGAGCCTATAAACTTAGTTTATCAAAGGAGGGTTGTCAGACTGTTTCTAACGACTTTAATTTTTTTGAAAGAAATGAAGTAGAGTGGGTCACAAAAGAAGAACAAGTGCTATGCTTAGGGCAGGAGGCAAAATTAGAATTTATTGATTCCAGGAGTTTGGATTATATATGGCTTAAAGACTCAAAAGTTTATGCTATAAATCAAATGCCTAGTTTGTCCGTTAGCGAGTCAGGAGCATATTCCGTTGTTTCAAAGGATTTAAATTGTGTAGGAGGATCTAAGGAGCGGGTTGTTTTTGTTGATACTCTTTCCACTTTTATAGAAGTGGCTGAAAACAATACGTTGATATGTCCGAATGAGAGCTCTTTATTAATAGGGAAGGAGGAACTAGGGATGGAGTATGCCTTGGAATTTAATGGTACTGAACCTAAAAACATTTCCAAGCCTAATATTGAAGTGAAAGACCAAGGTATTTATCGAATTGTTTATAAGAGAAACGGGTGTGTTTCAAAATCAGCCCCCATATTAATTGAACACCTTTTAGATGTGTATGTTTTTGCTGAATCAGATGGCTTTTGTGAAGGAGAGGCAGTTGGATTAATGGCAGTAAATAATCCTGCAAACAGTTTTCAATGGTACCGAAACAATGTTGAAATGGCAGGAGCGAACACAGCGTCATTAAACGTTTCTAAAGAGGGGGCTTATTTTGTGAATATTATCTCCAATGAATGTAATTCCATTTCTGACACCTTAAGTATTAAGAAAAGGGAAGCTTCAAAAGCATTAATTAGTGGTCTGGCTTCTATTTCCCTTGGAGACTCTGCAGAAATAAATATTGAACTAAGCTCTTCTGGCCCATGGCAAGTTACTCTTTCAGATGGCTCCGCATTAAGCATTGAAAACAGTCCATATCAACACTACGTTTCCCCTGTTCAAACTACGGAGTATACCATCACTGCATTAACAGATGAATGTGGAGTGGGTACTTTTGAGGGAACTGCTACGGTGAACTTAATGATTTTGGGCACAGAAATAAATGGCATAGAAAACCTTAATATTTACCCAAACCCTACTAATTCTTATGTTCTTGTTGATTATAGTTCAGAAGAAAATCCCTTGCCTACTTTAACCTCTATGGATGGAAAGAATGTTCCGTTCAGTTACGATTTTTCCAATGGAAAAATGAGAATAGATTTGAGCAGAGTAGCAGGTGGAACATATTTATTAAGTTTAGAACTAGAAGGAGTGAGAACTGTTAAGAAGCTTATTAAGAGATAA